The following proteins are co-located in the Labrys monachus genome:
- a CDS encoding gluconate 2-dehydrogenase subunit 3 family protein, whose product MPDTFFDAHQRATVEAAMARIIPTDDTPGAREAGCIDFLERYLSGLGYIFAKPDGSGFETLEGRSAEAWMRRVTIMRQTYRSGIEELDARARAMDGVDFIALPPERQDAVLRAIETSGGDDAPSAPADQPALQQTSTEVELPFLPLLVTHTRQGFYADPIYGGNRNQAGWKTIGFPGPASLAEVHAGRYTTLPYFADGEAEKVKEFHDGL is encoded by the coding sequence ATGCCCGATACTTTCTTCGATGCGCATCAGCGCGCCACCGTCGAGGCGGCGATGGCGCGGATCATCCCGACCGACGACACCCCCGGCGCCCGCGAGGCCGGCTGCATCGATTTCCTCGAACGCTACCTGTCGGGGCTCGGCTACATCTTCGCCAAGCCCGACGGCTCGGGCTTCGAGACCCTCGAAGGCCGCAGCGCCGAAGCCTGGATGCGGCGCGTGACGATCATGCGCCAGACCTATCGCTCCGGCATCGAAGAACTCGATGCCCGCGCCCGCGCGATGGACGGCGTCGATTTCATCGCCCTGCCGCCGGAGCGCCAGGATGCGGTGCTGCGCGCCATCGAGACGTCCGGCGGCGACGATGCGCCGTCCGCGCCGGCGGACCAGCCCGCTTTGCAGCAGACCTCGACCGAGGTCGAGCTGCCCTTCCTGCCGCTGCTCGTCACCCATACGCGCCAGGGCTTCTATGCGGATCCGATCTATGGCGGCAACCGCAACCAGGCCGGCTGGAAGACCATCGGCTTTCCCGGTCCGGCCTCGCTCGCCGAGGTGCATGCCGGGCGCTACACCACGCTGCCCTATTTTGCCGACGGCGAGGCCGAGAAAGTGAAGGAGTTCCACGATGGCCTCTGA
- a CDS encoding sugar ABC transporter ATP-binding protein: MPQDSLLSIRSLSKAYGPVRALSDVQFDLRAGEIHALAGENGAGKSTLMKIISGIVTPDEGEIRIDGELVVLDSAAKALSLGIGLVHQEIVLCPDVTVAENILMAATARRRTLFMNYRALEARARQAMNRLAPIPVDTLVGSLPISHQQLVEIAKALTLDCRILILDEPTAALTERETDSLFAILRELRAEGVAIIYISHRMAEIFALCDRITVFRDGRYIGTEDIASTTPEQVVTRMVGRQIENLYPPKSAAPPGAPLLEVRGLAGDRFRSVDFDVGIGEIVGFAGLIGAGRSEIVKAVCGLYPRSAGTLTLRGKPVAFHGYADAVAEGVVYLSENRKTEGVFLDLSIAANISALDLGRVSSRLGALDFRKETNQARLLGRRVNLKAGSLSDPVSTLSGGNQQKVAIAKMLSVDPALVFLDEPTRGVDVGAKSEIHRILRDLCNAGVGVVVISSELPELIGLCDRILVVHEGGIAGTVEGEDMTEETIIRLASGLSPNARAA; encoded by the coding sequence ATGCCACAAGACTCCCTCCTCAGCATCCGCTCGCTCTCGAAGGCCTATGGGCCCGTCAGGGCCCTGAGCGACGTGCAATTCGACCTGCGGGCCGGCGAGATCCACGCGCTCGCCGGCGAGAACGGCGCCGGCAAGTCGACGCTGATGAAGATCATCAGCGGCATCGTCACCCCCGACGAGGGCGAGATCCGCATCGACGGCGAACTGGTTGTGCTCGACAGCGCGGCGAAGGCCCTCTCGCTCGGGATCGGCCTCGTGCACCAGGAAATCGTCCTGTGTCCGGACGTCACCGTCGCCGAAAACATCCTGATGGCCGCGACCGCGCGCCGGCGGACCCTGTTCATGAACTACCGCGCGCTCGAAGCCAGGGCGCGGCAGGCGATGAACCGGCTCGCTCCCATTCCCGTGGACACGCTCGTGGGTTCCCTGCCCATCTCGCACCAGCAACTCGTCGAAATCGCCAAGGCGCTCACTCTCGATTGCAGGATTCTCATCCTCGACGAGCCGACGGCGGCGCTGACCGAACGCGAGACGGACAGCCTCTTCGCCATCCTGCGCGAGCTTCGCGCCGAGGGCGTGGCGATCATCTATATCAGCCACCGCATGGCGGAAATCTTCGCGTTGTGCGACCGCATCACTGTGTTCCGCGACGGCCGCTACATCGGCACGGAGGACATCGCCTCGACGACGCCGGAGCAGGTCGTCACCCGCATGGTGGGCCGGCAGATCGAGAACCTCTATCCCCCCAAATCCGCCGCACCGCCCGGCGCGCCCCTCCTCGAAGTGCGCGGCCTGGCCGGCGACCGCTTCCGAAGCGTCGATTTCGATGTCGGTATCGGGGAGATCGTCGGTTTTGCCGGCCTCATCGGCGCCGGACGCAGCGAGATCGTCAAGGCTGTCTGCGGTCTCTATCCGCGCAGCGCCGGCACGTTGACCCTGCGTGGCAAGCCGGTTGCGTTCCACGGCTACGCGGATGCCGTGGCCGAAGGCGTGGTCTATCTCTCGGAGAATCGAAAGACCGAGGGCGTCTTCCTCGATCTGTCCATCGCCGCCAATATTTCCGCGCTGGATCTCGGCCGCGTGTCGAGCCGGCTCGGAGCGCTCGATTTCCGCAAGGAGACGAACCAGGCCCGACTGCTGGGACGCCGCGTCAATCTGAAGGCGGGCAGCCTCTCCGATCCCGTCTCGACGCTCAGCGGCGGCAACCAGCAGAAGGTCGCCATCGCCAAGATGCTGTCGGTCGACCCCGCCCTGGTCTTTCTCGACGAGCCGACGCGGGGCGTCGACGTCGGCGCCAAGTCGGAAATCCATCGCATCCTGCGCGATCTGTGCAATGCCGGCGTCGGAGTCGTCGTGATCTCCTCCGAACTGCCCGAGTTGATCGGCCTGTGCGACCGCATCCTCGTCGTTCACGAAGGCGGCATCGCCGGCACGGTCGAAGGCGAGGACATGACCGAAGAAACCATCATCCGCCTCGCATCGGGATTGAGCCCGAATGCCCGTGCGGCCTGA
- a CDS encoding sugar ABC transporter ATP-binding protein, with protein MTNVSKHFDAVRALDGVSLEVRAGEIHALLGENGAGKSTILKILRGVQPPSAGTVEIDGVRLAAFTPEASRAAGVAMAFQEMSLVPTLTVAQNVFLEREIKTASGLIDDKAAIAETRKLFAAMGVAIDPALKVADIPAGQRQLTEIVKATSQPCKVLVLDEPTSALSSNEVDRLFHYVRHLRERGVAVIYVSHRMDEIFRIADRATILRDGRHIVTAPLADFTLESMIAHIIGRRSRGFSEATRDTGKRGEILLEARGLSGRFKPAGVDLSLHRGEVVGVAGLLGSGRSSLARLLCGIEPAVSGEIRVRGAPVSIAGPQDAIRAGIALVPEDRARQGFVAFHSVEANIALPNLGRLSRRGWIDRRRSARLAEGSIGRLRIKAACREAPVSSLSGGNAQKVVIAKWLAADPDILILDEPTAGIDIGSKSEIVALIRDLARTGKAVLVISSELQELLAACDRILVMSDGRILRDIARAALDDPATAGTSDALLHAEQRLNEAMQQARGGYEP; from the coding sequence ATGACGAATGTCAGCAAGCATTTCGACGCCGTGCGGGCGCTCGACGGGGTGAGCCTCGAAGTCAGGGCCGGCGAGATCCATGCCCTGCTCGGCGAGAACGGGGCCGGCAAGTCGACCATCCTGAAAATCCTGCGCGGCGTGCAGCCTCCGAGCGCGGGCACCGTCGAGATCGACGGCGTCCGGCTCGCAGCCTTCACGCCGGAGGCCTCGCGTGCGGCCGGCGTCGCCATGGCCTTCCAGGAAATGAGCCTGGTGCCGACGCTCACCGTCGCCCAGAACGTCTTCCTCGAACGCGAGATCAAGACCGCTTCCGGCCTCATCGACGACAAGGCGGCGATCGCCGAGACGCGGAAACTCTTCGCCGCCATGGGCGTCGCCATCGATCCCGCCCTGAAGGTCGCCGACATCCCGGCCGGCCAGCGCCAGCTCACCGAGATCGTCAAGGCGACATCCCAGCCCTGCAAGGTGCTCGTGCTGGACGAGCCGACATCCGCGCTCTCGTCGAACGAAGTTGACCGGCTGTTCCATTATGTCCGGCACTTGCGCGAACGGGGCGTGGCCGTGATCTATGTCTCCCACCGCATGGACGAGATCTTCCGCATCGCCGACCGCGCCACCATCCTGCGCGACGGCCGGCACATCGTCACCGCCCCCCTCGCCGATTTCACCCTCGAATCGATGATCGCCCATATCATCGGGCGGCGCTCGCGCGGGTTCTCGGAGGCCACGCGCGACACCGGCAAGCGAGGCGAGATCCTGCTGGAGGCGCGCGGCCTCTCCGGCCGCTTCAAGCCGGCCGGCGTCGACCTCTCCCTGCATCGCGGCGAGGTCGTGGGGGTGGCCGGGCTGCTGGGCAGCGGGCGTTCGTCGCTCGCGCGCCTGCTCTGCGGCATCGAGCCGGCGGTGTCGGGCGAGATTCGCGTCAGGGGCGCGCCGGTATCGATTGCCGGTCCGCAGGACGCCATCCGGGCGGGTATCGCCCTGGTGCCGGAAGACCGCGCCCGCCAGGGCTTCGTCGCCTTCCACTCGGTGGAGGCCAATATCGCCCTGCCCAACCTCGGCCGCCTGTCGCGGAGAGGCTGGATCGACCGCCGCCGCTCCGCCCGCCTGGCCGAGGGCTCGATCGGGCGCCTGCGCATCAAGGCCGCCTGCCGCGAGGCGCCGGTGTCGAGCCTTTCCGGCGGCAACGCCCAGAAGGTGGTGATCGCCAAATGGCTCGCCGCCGACCCGGACATCCTGATCCTCGACGAACCCACCGCCGGCATCGACATCGGCTCCAAATCGGAGATCGTGGCGCTGATCCGCGACCTCGCCCGCACCGGCAAGGCGGTGCTGGTGATATCGTCGGAACTGCAGGAACTGCTCGCCGCCTGCGACCGCATCCTGGTGATGTCGGACGGGCGCATCCTGCGCGACATCGCGCGGGCCGCCCTCGACGATCCCGCGACGGCGGGGACGTCCGACGCTCTCCTCCACGCCGAGCAGAGATTGAACGAAGCCATGCAGCAGGCCCGGGGAGGATACGAACCATGA
- a CDS encoding GMC family oxidoreductase: MASERRMSKPARTDAVIIGAGASGAAAAKVLCEAGVKVVALEKGPWRRKESFGGDELANINRYSLWPDPLLNPRTWRRDTSDEARVDLFCPVPQMVGGGTVHWQGWLPRFTPDDFRMRTVAGDLPGATLADWPITYDELEPYYLKVEWAFGVSGQAGANRFEGPRSGGYPCPPMPMSRYAQKFHQGCAALGWNAFPTPQAALSRPFNGRRATVVSAFAQQHGDPTGTRSSALNVFVPDAVATGNYDLRPDSYVRELVLDGQGNIRAAVYEDAQGETFEQEADIFILACGAVETARLLLLSRSGRFPNGLANGSDLVGRNATFHEYSAAVGTYDDPVYAWAGGGYVSASTFQHYGHDESRGFVSGSHVAVAGVGIPLPINWHLPGAPSWGAEAKKIDRDYFSHSLAVAMVLHDMPQHDNRVDLDDEVVDAWGLPVARVTLKPHRNDLDQGRYLIDRGADILQASGAKGITKVYADRVTGNCSHQHGTARMGKDPDASVLDRWCRAHEVANLYAVDGSPFPTGTGANPTLTIMANAWRVADRIIAERGRARTAPER, translated from the coding sequence ATGGCCTCTGAGCGGCGCATGTCCAAGCCGGCGCGAACCGACGCCGTCATCATCGGTGCGGGCGCCTCGGGCGCTGCCGCAGCCAAGGTGCTGTGCGAGGCCGGCGTCAAGGTCGTCGCCCTCGAAAAGGGCCCCTGGCGCCGGAAGGAATCCTTTGGCGGCGACGAACTCGCCAATATCAACCGCTACAGTCTGTGGCCCGATCCGCTGCTCAATCCCCGCACCTGGCGCCGGGACACCTCGGACGAGGCCCGGGTCGACCTGTTCTGCCCGGTGCCGCAGATGGTGGGCGGCGGCACCGTCCACTGGCAGGGCTGGCTGCCGCGCTTCACGCCGGACGATTTCCGCATGCGCACCGTGGCGGGCGACCTGCCGGGCGCCACCCTCGCCGACTGGCCCATCACCTATGACGAGCTCGAGCCCTATTATCTGAAGGTCGAATGGGCCTTCGGCGTGTCCGGCCAGGCCGGTGCCAACCGGTTCGAGGGGCCGCGATCGGGCGGCTATCCCTGCCCGCCCATGCCGATGTCCCGCTACGCCCAGAAATTCCACCAGGGCTGCGCGGCCTTGGGCTGGAACGCCTTCCCGACCCCGCAGGCCGCCCTCTCCCGCCCCTTCAACGGCCGCCGCGCCACGGTTGTGAGCGCCTTCGCCCAGCAGCACGGCGACCCGACCGGCACGCGCTCCTCCGCGCTCAACGTGTTCGTGCCCGACGCCGTCGCGACCGGCAATTACGACCTGCGGCCTGATTCCTATGTGCGGGAACTGGTGCTCGACGGCCAGGGCAATATCAGGGCCGCCGTCTATGAGGATGCGCAGGGCGAGACCTTCGAGCAGGAGGCCGACATCTTCATCTTGGCCTGCGGCGCGGTGGAGACGGCGCGGCTGCTGCTGCTGTCGCGGTCCGGCCGCTTCCCCAACGGCCTCGCCAACGGCAGCGACCTCGTCGGCCGCAACGCGACGTTCCACGAATATTCGGCCGCCGTCGGCACCTATGACGACCCGGTCTATGCCTGGGCCGGGGGCGGCTATGTCAGCGCCTCGACGTTCCAGCATTACGGCCACGACGAGTCCCGCGGTTTCGTCAGCGGCAGCCATGTTGCCGTCGCGGGCGTCGGCATCCCCCTGCCGATCAACTGGCACCTTCCGGGCGCGCCGTCCTGGGGCGCCGAGGCCAAGAAGATCGACCGCGACTATTTCAGCCATTCGCTCGCCGTGGCGATGGTGCTGCACGACATGCCGCAGCACGACAACCGCGTCGACCTCGACGACGAGGTCGTCGACGCCTGGGGCCTGCCGGTGGCGCGGGTGACGCTGAAGCCGCACAGGAACGATCTCGACCAGGGCCGCTACCTCATCGACCGCGGCGCCGACATCCTCCAGGCCAGCGGAGCCAAGGGCATCACCAAGGTCTATGCCGATCGCGTCACCGGCAACTGCTCCCACCAGCACGGCACGGCGCGGATGGGCAAGGATCCCGACGCGTCCGTTCTCGACCGGTGGTGCCGGGCGCACGAGGTCGCCAATCTCTACGCCGTCGACGGCTCCCCCTTCCCGACCGGCACCGGCGCCAATCCGACGCTCACCATCATGGCGAATGCCTGGCGCGTCGCCGACAGGATCATCGCCGAGCGTGGCCGCGCGCGCACGGCGCCGGAGCGATAG
- a CDS encoding sugar-binding transcriptional regulator: MRIEGSKDAAPRALDYAVARTIYKVLLMYYQEQRTQADIGKIIGQSAATVNRLIKQGRDAGMVEITISPLFDFQHELERRLTAETGLEEALVVPAEFDDQDLVLRAVGQAAAHYLLSRLKDGDTICISGGKGVSAVVEGLRTTRSYKASVVPATGLVQGRHYIDVNHVASELAGRLGGTAYQIHAPMFADSDEQRDMLRGVSAVADVLDRARKASIALVGIGSVLAAGSSYLDFALRTWSPKDRAMISNAGAQGEVIANLLDATGALAPYPRNALLVGLAPDDLRRIPCTIGVAAGPAKVAPICSVLRGGYLKTLVTDERTASAVLDSMQEKS; encoded by the coding sequence ATGCGCATCGAAGGTAGCAAGGACGCCGCCCCCCGGGCCCTGGACTATGCGGTCGCCCGAACGATCTACAAGGTCCTGCTGATGTATTATCAGGAGCAGCGCACGCAGGCCGATATCGGCAAGATCATCGGCCAGTCCGCCGCGACGGTCAACCGACTGATCAAGCAGGGCCGCGACGCCGGCATGGTGGAGATCACCATCTCGCCCCTGTTCGATTTCCAGCATGAACTGGAACGGCGCCTCACGGCGGAGACCGGCCTGGAGGAGGCGCTCGTCGTCCCCGCCGAATTCGACGACCAGGATCTCGTGCTGAGGGCGGTGGGGCAGGCCGCGGCCCATTACCTCCTGTCCCGGCTCAAGGACGGCGACACCATCTGCATCAGCGGCGGCAAGGGCGTCTCCGCGGTGGTCGAAGGCCTCAGGACCACCCGCTCCTACAAGGCGAGCGTGGTGCCCGCCACCGGTCTCGTCCAGGGCCGGCACTACATCGACGTCAACCACGTCGCGTCCGAACTCGCCGGCCGTCTGGGGGGAACGGCCTATCAGATCCATGCGCCGATGTTCGCCGATTCCGACGAGCAGCGGGACATGCTGCGCGGGGTGAGCGCGGTCGCCGACGTCCTGGACCGTGCGCGAAAGGCTTCGATCGCGCTGGTCGGCATCGGGTCCGTCCTGGCGGCGGGGTCGAGCTATCTCGACTTCGCGCTGCGCACCTGGAGTCCGAAGGATAGGGCCATGATCTCGAACGCCGGCGCGCAGGGCGAGGTCATCGCCAATCTCCTGGATGCGACCGGCGCCCTCGCCCCCTATCCGCGCAACGCGCTGCTGGTCGGCCTGGCGCCCGACGATCTCAGGCGGATCCCATGCACGATCGGCGTCGCCGCCGGCCCCGCCAAGGTCGCTCCCATCTGCAGCGTCCTGCGCGGAGGCTATCTCAAAACGCTGGTCACCGATGAACGGACCGCGTCCGCGGTCCTGGACAGCATGCAAGAAAAATCATGA
- a CDS encoding substrate-binding domain-containing protein — protein sequence MRISALLHGTAFCLALGAGLAATTAQAFDSQAAIDNIGKSVMSLGPNGEKPESASVVKLSDDELAKIKAMHAKAAIVMHYAGNDWSQAQIEGLKAQFDKMGIEVIATTDAGFKPDKQVSDIETVLAQKPNIIVSIPTDPVATANEYKAAAAAGVKLVFMDNVPKDFVAGKDYVSVVSADNYGNGVATAHLLAQALGGKGDVGVVFHAADFFVTRQRYDAMKKTLAEDYPDIHIVAEQGIGGPDFSGDAEKAAGAMLVSHRSIKGIWAVWDVPAEGVIAAAATNGRDDLVVTNCDLGENVAINMASDGVIKGLSAQRPYDQGVTEALLAGYGLLGKQAPAYVALPALPVTKANLADAWQQVYHKPVTDKIKKSM from the coding sequence ATGCGGATATCCGCACTGCTTCACGGCACGGCGTTCTGCCTGGCACTGGGCGCCGGCCTCGCCGCCACGACGGCGCAGGCCTTCGATTCCCAGGCCGCCATCGACAATATCGGCAAGAGCGTCATGAGCCTCGGCCCGAACGGTGAAAAGCCGGAATCGGCATCGGTGGTCAAGCTCAGCGACGATGAACTGGCCAAGATCAAGGCCATGCACGCCAAGGCCGCCATCGTCATGCATTATGCCGGCAATGACTGGTCGCAGGCCCAGATCGAAGGGCTGAAGGCCCAGTTCGACAAGATGGGCATCGAGGTGATCGCCACCACGGATGCCGGCTTCAAGCCGGACAAGCAGGTATCGGACATCGAGACGGTGCTGGCGCAGAAGCCTAACATCATCGTCTCGATCCCGACCGATCCGGTCGCCACCGCCAACGAATACAAAGCCGCGGCCGCGGCCGGCGTCAAGCTCGTCTTCATGGACAACGTGCCGAAGGATTTCGTCGCCGGGAAGGACTATGTCAGCGTCGTCTCCGCCGACAATTACGGCAACGGCGTCGCCACCGCCCATCTCCTGGCGCAGGCCCTCGGCGGCAAGGGCGACGTCGGCGTCGTCTTCCATGCCGCCGACTTCTTCGTCACCAGGCAGCGCTACGACGCCATGAAGAAGACGCTCGCCGAGGACTATCCCGATATCCACATCGTCGCCGAGCAGGGCATCGGCGGCCCGGACTTTTCGGGCGATGCCGAGAAGGCCGCCGGCGCGATGCTGGTGTCGCATCGCAGCATCAAGGGCATCTGGGCCGTCTGGGACGTGCCCGCCGAAGGCGTGATCGCCGCCGCGGCGACCAATGGCCGGGACGACCTCGTGGTGACCAATTGCGACCTCGGCGAGAATGTCGCGATCAATATGGCCAGCGACGGCGTCATCAAGGGCCTGTCGGCCCAGCGTCCCTACGACCAGGGCGTGACCGAGGCTTTGCTGGCGGGATACGGCCTTCTCGGCAAGCAGGCCCCCGCCTATGTGGCGTTGCCGGCGCTTCCGGTGACCAAGGCCAACCTCGCCGACGCCTGGCAGCAGGTCTACCACAAGCCCGTCACCGACAAGATCAAGAAGAGCATGTGA
- a CDS encoding substrate-binding domain-containing protein has product MKSRHAVCGTLLALGVAASASQAMAQDTPQESAFRCKPGETYVMNVMVTGVEYWFPVYEMFKQAAHEMGCKTVYTGTPEYDVTKQLASFQQVLATHPAGILLHPMNPDPFIEPINQAADAGIPVVTFAADSPNSKRVAYVTSDNFREGHIAADTVATAVGEEGEYAVLENPGQDNHDRRVSAFIEEMTQKHPKMKLVARAATNQDPTKAYTAVQSMAQAHPNLKAVFMPEASSAIGAAQAALETGGQIKVFCVDVNAKVLDLVKQGQMLGAIDPNQGVQGYMGFMMLFLAAHPQLIDPMNDYKRTGVNPFTLPIIDNGLAIVTKDNADDFRWDAYLKRRGTKGIEE; this is encoded by the coding sequence ATGAAGTCCAGACATGCCGTGTGCGGTACGCTGCTGGCGCTCGGCGTCGCCGCTTCGGCGTCTCAGGCCATGGCCCAGGACACACCGCAGGAGTCGGCGTTCCGGTGCAAGCCGGGCGAGACCTATGTGATGAACGTCATGGTGACCGGCGTCGAATACTGGTTTCCGGTGTATGAGATGTTCAAGCAGGCCGCCCACGAGATGGGCTGCAAGACGGTCTATACCGGCACACCCGAATATGACGTGACCAAGCAGCTCGCCAGCTTCCAGCAGGTGCTGGCCACCCATCCGGCGGGCATCCTGCTTCACCCCATGAATCCGGATCCCTTCATCGAACCCATCAACCAGGCGGCCGACGCGGGCATTCCCGTGGTCACCTTCGCCGCGGATTCACCGAACAGCAAGCGTGTCGCCTATGTGACGTCGGACAATTTCCGCGAGGGCCATATCGCGGCCGACACGGTGGCGACGGCGGTGGGCGAGGAGGGCGAATATGCCGTGCTGGAGAATCCGGGCCAGGACAACCACGACCGCCGGGTCTCCGCGTTCATCGAGGAGATGACGCAGAAGCATCCGAAGATGAAGCTGGTCGCACGGGCCGCCACCAACCAGGACCCGACCAAGGCCTACACCGCCGTCCAGAGCATGGCCCAGGCCCATCCCAATCTGAAGGCCGTCTTCATGCCGGAGGCCAGCTCGGCCATCGGCGCGGCACAGGCGGCCCTGGAGACCGGCGGCCAGATCAAGGTGTTCTGCGTCGACGTCAACGCCAAGGTCCTCGACCTCGTCAAGCAGGGCCAGATGCTGGGCGCCATCGATCCGAACCAGGGCGTGCAGGGCTATATGGGCTTCATGATGCTGTTCCTGGCGGCGCATCCCCAGCTCATCGACCCGATGAACGACTACAAGCGCACGGGCGTCAATCCCTTCACCCTGCCGATCATCGACAACGGCCTCGCCATCGTCACGAAGGACAATGCCGATGACTTCCGCTGGGACGCCTATCTGAAGCGTCGCGGCACCAAGGGCATCGAGGAATAG
- a CDS encoding ABC transporter permease, with product MTETGLGARKMPSALRNWRDFIIYIGFVAIFVIFAATLGERGFLDPNNLLNIVRQSAIIAVMAVSMTFVLGTAEIDLSVGAVAGLASVATAIGIDHYGLPGGIACGLGTGLIVGAANGWLTTGLGIPSFLTTLAMMGIARGVAMWISGTAAIPILDKTFAAIFGGGNLGPVPSLLIWMALLGLAGHVALRRTTFGRRVLATGGNETSARYSGVDTAAVKFRVLMLSSLAAALAGMLYAGRLHSGRFQFGEGDELSVIAAAVLGGSSLFGGTATVVGSVMGALMIGLINNGLVLMGLEFSQQLIARGAIIIVAVAMSQTRRRR from the coding sequence ATGACCGAAACGGGGCTGGGCGCACGCAAGATGCCATCGGCGCTGCGCAACTGGCGCGATTTCATCATCTATATCGGCTTCGTCGCGATCTTCGTCATCTTCGCGGCGACGCTCGGGGAGCGCGGCTTCCTCGATCCGAACAACCTGCTCAACATCGTCAGGCAGAGCGCCATCATCGCGGTGATGGCGGTTTCGATGACCTTCGTGCTCGGCACGGCCGAGATCGACCTGTCGGTCGGCGCGGTCGCCGGCCTCGCCTCCGTCGCCACCGCCATCGGCATCGACCATTACGGCCTGCCGGGCGGGATTGCCTGCGGCCTCGGTACCGGGCTGATCGTCGGCGCCGCCAATGGCTGGCTGACCACCGGCCTCGGCATCCCCTCCTTCCTCACCACCCTCGCGATGATGGGGATCGCCCGCGGCGTCGCGATGTGGATCAGCGGCACCGCCGCCATCCCCATCCTCGACAAGACCTTTGCGGCGATCTTCGGCGGCGGCAATCTCGGTCCGGTCCCGAGCCTGCTGATCTGGATGGCGCTGCTCGGCCTCGCCGGCCATGTCGCGCTGCGGCGCACGACCTTCGGGCGCCGCGTGCTGGCCACCGGCGGCAACGAGACCTCGGCCCGCTATTCCGGCGTCGACACCGCCGCGGTGAAGTTCCGTGTGCTGATGCTCTCCAGCCTGGCGGCGGCGCTGGCGGGCATGCTCTATGCCGGCCGCCTCCATTCCGGGCGCTTCCAGTTCGGCGAAGGCGACGAACTCTCGGTGATCGCGGCCGCGGTCCTCGGCGGCTCCAGCCTGTTCGGCGGCACGGCCACCGTGGTCGGCTCCGTCATGGGCGCGCTGATGATCGGCCTCATCAACAACGGTCTCGTGCTCATGGGCCTCGAATTCAGCCAGCAGCTCATCGCGCGCGGGGCCATCATCATCGTCGCGGTGGCGATGAGCCAGACGCGCCGGCGGCGTTAG
- a CDS encoding ABC transporter permease — protein sequence MPITSTEPKARRMNLHSMREGGLIVIILAICIAMSFASPYFMTWGNVKAMMLSFAVDGIVVVGMTILLIVGGIDLSVGSVVCLSMTVSGSLFLAGAAPWLASIGGIAAAALVGVCMGLCVTMVGLSYFITSLAFMVIARGLSMLITQGTPLSLFTLPPTFKFIGQGTIEGVPFVIVIFVVIALIFDVLLRRATVFRRFLYTGSNEQAARYSGINVKRVKFGATVLCSGLAGLAGVIYMARFGSATPTFGVGMELNVIAAAVIGGASLNGGSGSILGAVLGVALLSIVSSSLLLLDVSVYWQDMIRGCILLAAVAADHFMQKRKA from the coding sequence ATGCCCATCACATCGACTGAACCGAAGGCGCGCCGGATGAACCTGCACAGCATGCGCGAGGGCGGCCTCATCGTCATCATCCTCGCGATCTGCATCGCGATGTCCTTCGCTTCGCCCTACTTCATGACATGGGGCAACGTGAAGGCGATGATGCTGTCCTTTGCGGTCGACGGCATCGTCGTGGTGGGCATGACGATCCTCCTGATCGTCGGCGGCATCGACCTTTCCGTCGGTTCGGTGGTCTGTCTTTCGATGACGGTGAGCGGCTCGCTCTTCCTCGCCGGCGCCGCGCCATGGCTGGCGAGCATCGGCGGCATCGCCGCCGCTGCGCTGGTCGGCGTGTGCATGGGCCTGTGCGTCACCATGGTGGGGCTGAGCTACTTCATCACCTCCCTGGCGTTCATGGTCATCGCCCGCGGCCTGAGCATGCTCATCACCCAGGGCACGCCGCTCTCGCTGTTCACGCTGCCCCCGACGTTCAAGTTCATCGGCCAGGGCACCATCGAGGGCGTCCCCTTCGTCATCGTCATCTTCGTCGTCATCGCGCTGATCTTCGACGTGCTGCTGCGGCGCGCCACCGTGTTCCGCCGATTCCTCTATACGGGGAGCAACGAACAGGCCGCCCGCTATTCCGGCATCAACGTCAAGCGTGTCAAATTCGGCGCGACGGTGCTCTGCTCCGGCTTGGCCGGCCTCGCCGGGGTGATCTACATGGCGCGCTTCGGATCGGCGACGCCGACATTCGGGGTGGGCATGGAACTCAACGTCATCGCGGCGGCCGTCATCGGCGGCGCGAGCCTCAACGGCGGATCGGGCTCTATCCTCGGCGCCGTCCTGGGCGTGGCACTCCTGTCGATCGTCTCTTCTTCACTCCTTCTTCTCGACGTATCCGTCTACTGGCAGGACATGATCCGCGGCTGCATTCTGCTCGCGGCCGTCGCAGCAGATCATTTCATGCAGAAACGCAAAGCGTGA